Within Massilia endophytica, the genomic segment CACTTTGGATTTCTTGGTACGTTTGTTGGGAACCCGGTGACAATCCGACCGCCCTTGCTATCAGGCTCGACCACCACCGTAATGTCAATGCCATCGCGCGTACCTTGAACGATGGTCCGCCCCCCACGGCCTGGCGTTCTCGTCGAATTGGGGTCAGTAGCCACATCGGAAATCTCCCCCTTGATCTTGTCATCAGACCAATTGGATGGAAACTCGCTCTTCCCTGGCTTTCCTGTTCCCGGGCGGTGGCCGCCGCCAGTAGCGTCACCGTCCAGGACGTGTGTCTCGCCTTTGTCGTCAAGCAGATTGGGCTTATCTCCACCGTTTGTACCACTCAATGAATCTGAGATCTCATTGGCAAGATACGCGGCACCCGCTGCACCTAGTGCGGCTCCTCCAGCAACGAACACCGGGTTGGCGAGCACACAGCCACCACCCGTGATCAGATCGCAACCTGCTGCGACAGCGCCGCCAGCGAGACCTCCGATTGCGCGACCGCCATTGACCAGCCCCCACGTTCGAGGGGTTCATGTCGTCGAAGTCCTTATTGGCTCCGTCAAAACCAGCGGGCGTGGTTCAAATCCTCGTTCCCCGCCGTCGGTAGCCCCTGGCACCGGTGACTCAACTTTGGTTCCGTCCTTTCCACATCTAATCTCGGCGCCAGATGAGATAACTCTCACCATCATAGGCACCAACTACAATGCAAACGGAATGTAGCAAAACTGACTTCAGAGTAGACAACTCAGAGTTCCGGTAACGTCCGATAAATTGCAGGAAGTGCCAACTAAGCGTATTACGGCGTATTCTGTCCACGAGGTCTGCCTCAGACTGCATACACTGTCTATTCAAATAGAATAGCGAGCCATCAATTAGAATGGCTTGACCATCGGTATCCGACGCCTCGCCAGGTTGTTTGAGTGGGTCGTGTACCAGGCAATCCATTCCTCCAAAGCCCACCAATTCTTTTGCCAAAAATCCGGCAGTATTAGCAACCGGCTGGACATTCCCTGCAGTCGCTTCCGCCAGACTGGCGGGCGCCAAGAGTCCTCCGTGTCTGAAATCGTAGAGACGGCTTTGAGCTGTACAGTCCGGCGCTAGTACACTAACAGTCCCCGTGGCAAGAGTACGAGCAAGATCTGCTGACCCGCCCTGGATTTGGCTAAGCGTTTCAATGAAGTGCGGGAGCACCTCCTCAAGGGAAAGCGCTTTGCTAACGATTTCCATTTGCCTTCTCCTATTTCTTATCAATTTTCCCGTCTGGATACACACGCCATCCGGGATTGTCCTTCTTCCGGTCGGTGTAGTCCCAATGTGGGCCGACTGGCGCCGGGTGAGTCAAGTCTGGATGAACGCTCTGGTCGGGATTCGACGGATTCACATACCCACCTTTATCCCCTCCTTGTGGGGGCTTCCCGCGCCAAACCCATTCTTCCCCGTTGGGACCGATGGGCGGTTTGGTAGGGTCATTCCAATCCAATGTTGGAATTTCGCCAGGCTGCGGTGGCGCTGCCGGATCACTTTGGTTTGTACCGTTTTTACTATCCGCCTCGGAAGCGAGTACCTGACGATTCCGCTCATAATCCGCGGCTAACTTTTTCTCTCCGGCGGCCTTGGTCCATTCCCCGAGCAGAGGATCGAAAGCGCAGATTAGCTCCGATGGATGGCAGTTCCCGGCCGGAGTCTGGAGGGCGTTACTTGGCGTGAGCATAAGGGTTGCTGCAACTCCGCCCCATCGCGCCACGCGGGCTCCAGCCTTTACCGCTTTCTGGGCGACGCTTTTTACGGCTTCTGCAGGCTTTCGGAAGAGTTCGTTGTTTGCAACGCCGTTTGCCCAGCTCCAAAATCTCTCCAGCTCATCGAGAGTCGGGCCCCGGCTTCCCGGAACGAACACAGTCGTCATGAACCCAGTTGGATCGACAAAGCTAGCAGGATTATTCCACACATAACTATAGCGGTTGAAGCTTTCGCCGCTGCGCGGGTCCTGGATATAGGGATCCGCGCTCATGAAACGCGCCACGAGCGGGTCGTAGATGCGCCCGTTCATGTGCACCAGGTCCACCTGATCCAGCATCTCGTGGCCCGTGAAGCCCTTGTTGTCCACCACCCCATCCAGGCCCGCTGGCGTTTCGCTGGTGGTCAGGTTGCGGCGGGCGCCCCAGACGTCGTAGGCCATTGACTCCTTCAGGTTGCCTGCTTCGTCCGTGATCGCCGCCACGCTGCCCAGGCGGTCCTTGTAGAGCCAGTTCAGGCTCGTGGCGCCGTTACGCTCGATCTCCACGCCCAGGCCTTCAGGCCAGTAGGTTTTGACCGTGACCGCGCCGCCCTTCACTTCGGCTTCCAGGGCGCCAGCATAGTAGATGTCGGTGCCGTCGCTGCGCGTCTGACGCAGGCGCTGGCGGTCGGCGCCATAGACGAAGTCGCTATAGGCGCTGCCCTTGGTGGTGCGCTTCGGCATGTCGAAGCTGGTCCAGGTCCACGGCGTGCTGCGCCCCGGCGCCGTCAGCAGGTTGCCGTTCGCGTCGTAGGTCAGGCTGCCTGCGTCGATGCTCGATACCGCGTGCGGACGCACGCTGTTCGCACCTGGCTCAGGATAGCCGTACGTGCCCACGCCGCTCTTGCTGCGCAGGTTGCCGATGTCGTCGTAGGTGTACACGCGCGGCTGGCTTTCGGACAGCATCTGGGCATTCTTCACGCGGTTCAGGCTGTCGTACTCGAAGGCCTCGAAGAACATATTTCCCTGCCATTCCTGGCCGCGCGTGAGCACATTACCCAGGCTGTCGTAACCATAGGCGTCCTGCACCAGGCGCGTGCCCTGCTTGTTCAGCGTATTGGAGAACAGGCGACCCGTTTGCGGGTTGTAGCTGCGCACAAAGGTGGTGCCATTGCCCAGGGCGCCGTCGATGACGCGGTCGGCTGCGTCGATGCCGGTGGCCTGCCACAGCACCAGCGCACCGCGCTCGATCCGCTCCAGCTGCCCGGCCCCGTTGTAGCGGTAGTCGAACACCTTCGGCGTGCCGCTGCCGCGCTGATGCAGCTGGCGCAGCGTGCGGCCCCAGTTGTCGTACTGCACCTGGCTGATGTAGGCCGTGTCCAGGTAGCTCACCACCGTATCGGGGCGGCCGTACAGGTCGTAGCTGTGCTGCTTGCGGAAGTCCTTCGTGCTGCCTGCCAAGGTGAACGACTCCACCAGCTTGCCGCAGCTGTGGTTGCTCTTGCAGTCGGCCTGGCTATCGAGCTTGTCATAGACCCAGCCCGCCGAATGGTCTTCGGCGATGCGCGAAGTCATGCGCCCCAGCTCGTCGTACGTGGTGCGCGTCGAGAACGTGGCCGCCGGGCCTTTGGCGCGCTGGTTTGGTGCAATCCGGCGCCAAACCTGGCCCAAGGCATCCACGTCGTAGTGGATCCAGCCCAGGTCAGGATCGCGCAGGTCGGTTTTGCGGCCCAGCTTGTCGTACTCCATGGTCACGACGTTTCCCAGGGGGTCGGTGGTGTTCAGGAGGTTGTCGAAGGCATCGTAGTTGAACGTGGTCGCCTTGTTGTAGGCGTCGAGGCTCGTTTTCAGGCGGCCCCACACGTCCCGGGTCTCCTTCTTCTGCTGGCTCTTGGCATTCGTCCAGGTTACCGTCAGGCCGCTGTAGCTCGTCTGGCTGGTGACCGGCTGGCCGCCCTCGTCACGCGTCTGAACGCTGGTCACGCGGTCGAGGTCGTCGTAGCCGAACTCGCTGGCGAGCATCGCGCCCGCTGGCACTTCAGCGGCCAGCGCCTCGCTGTCGGTGACAAAGGCAGGTTGCCAGCTGCGGTAGCGGCGGCCCTGGGCATCGTACTCGGTGTCGGCAGCGACTTTCCGGCCATCGAAGCCCCAGGTCAGGCTGCGCACGGGGTGTTCGGCCGCGTCCATGAAGGTTATCTTCGGCACGGCTATGCGCTCGAGCCCGAGTTTGAAGTCCTTGATCTGCATGAACCTTGCTTGCGGCGGGCAGTCCGCATTGCAGCGCTTCAGGTAGGTCCAGGTTTCCGTTTGGTCCACGGCGGTGGAGCTGAGCACACGTCCGAAGGCGTTCACCGTCGCCGTGCTGACCAGGCCGTTAGCATCCTCCATCCGCGTCATTGCACCCGTACGGGCGTCGAACTGCAGCGCCTCCTCCTGGTTCAATGCGTTCCTGCGCGTGGCCGGGAAGCGGCCGTCCGGAGTGTAGGTAACGTCCGAAATGGTGCGGGTGCGGCTCACGCCTGAAGGGTCTGTCCAGCCAAGGATAGTGCGATTGACCAGCCCGAAGCTGTTGCCGCTGCGGTCATAGGTCTTCTGCACGCGCAGCGCGGGCTCGTTCGGTTCCACCGTTTCGGTCGCCAACAGTCCAGCGCCGTCATAGGTGTAGGCCGTCAGGCGGCTTTGCTGGGACATGCCAATCGAACGCGTTTCGGTGTTCGTGCGCACCTCGCCAAGACGCCAGGTGAGCGGATCATTGTCATAGGTGCGGGTGACCGTGATGGTGCCTGCCGAAAGGTTATCCGTGCCGTAGCGCTGGCGCGTCACGGTCAACTGATTGCCCCAGTCGTCATATGTGCTGACGACAGAACTGCGTTCCAGGAAGCTGTTGTCCAGGTCCGTGGCGGCGACGTACTCCGGACTCGCGTAGGGGAAGGCTGTGGTGATGCCGTTGGCCTGCGCGATATTCCGGGTGACGGCTGTGGAATCACGGTCGCTCAGCCAGGTGCCATCGCGGTCGGTGGTGCGGGCGTGCTTCACCATGCCGACATAGGGGTGGTTCTGGTAGAACCAACTGGTGCTGGTGATGTCGTTCTGTACGTCGCGCTCGTCGATCTGCGCGAAGCCGATGCTGCTCCGGCGCCGCGGATCCATGGCAAAGCCGTGATAGGCATACTCGGTATCGAGCCAGCCGCCCTGGCCGCTGCTGCGGTGGATGGCACGCACCAGTTGGCCCGGCCGCATCCGCTTGCCCTGCTGGACCACCGGGCCGTCGTAGGCAGTCACCTCGTGCGTGTACGCCACAGACGAGTTGGCCGGGCTGTATTCCGCTTTCTCGACGAGGCCGAAGCCGTTCGTGACCCGCACCAGCCGGTCCAGCGCTTCGCCCGGTTTGGCGAGATCGGCCGAGCCGAATATCTCCCAGGTGCTGCCCTGGGTGTAAGTCGCGATGTCGATTTTGCCATCGCCGTCGAAATCGCCCAGGAACATGGACCGATTACGCTGATAGGTGTCGTCATACGTCACGCCTGCCATGACCGAATCGCCCCGCACACCATAGAAGGTCGGACCTGCCCAGGGTTCGCAGCTGTGGAACAGGCCGGACGGACCCACGTGGCACAGCTGATATGCAGTGACATTGTCCTGGTTCCAGCTGTCGTTCGCGGGACGGAGCACGTCGAGCAGCCCATCGCCGTCGTAGTCGGCCACCATCATCACCAAGTGATCGAATGCCGGGTTGTTCGACGCCGGCAGTACCCGGCAGTCGGCCTCGTGATTACCCTTGGACAGGCAGATCTTGCCGCGAACGCTTACTGGGTTCTCGCCCACGTCGAGGGTAGCCGTCGCGTAAAGCAGGTCGCTGTAGCCATCTCCGTTGAAGTCGCCGGTCAGGGTGCCGGTGGAAGGCGGCGGCAGGGCTGCCGTGCGGTTGTCCGGGCTCGGGTCCCAGGTGGCATAGAACTGCGCAGCCCCCTTCTCGGTCGAAGTGCTGACCGCTACGTAACTTTGCCCATCACCACCCGGCAGGCCGTCGCAGGACCAGGCATAGCGCCCGGTGCCGTCGTCGCGCACGCGCATGCAGCGGCCCAGGTCCACTTGGTCGACGCGGCCGTCGCCATCCATGTCGTCGAACGCGGTTCCCGAGCTCGGGCGGCCATTGGCGGCGTCGCCGAACGACACTGCCAGATAGGTTCCCGTCACGTCCTGGCAATCGAAGCCGCTGCCATTGGAGAGGCACTTGTAGTTGCGAGCGACGGCATAGACGCCGTCGCCGGAACGCAGGAAGAGATCATCCCTGCCGTCGGCATTGAAGTCGCGCACCATGCGCATGGGCGCCGGGGGCTGCAGCGTGGTCGACCACGAATCGGCAGGCAGGCTGATACTGCCATTGCAGGCGAAACTGCCGTTGCTGAAGTCGCGTCCCCAGCACATGCGCCAGTTGTACGCGGGCGAGCCGAGGTTCCAGTCCGCAACCAGCAGGTCGACCTTGCCGTCGCCATCAAAATCTCCCGATTCCATTACCGCAAGGCTGCCCGGAATAGTGCTGAAGGGCTGCTTGACGGTCCATCCCATGCCATCGGGATTGGACTCGTACAGGCGTTGCTGATGCAGGTTCGCGTCTACCCGATAGCGCTCCAGAATGTCTGCCTTGCCGTCGCCGTTGAAGTCCTCCACCAGGATTTCATTGAGCGGGCCTTTTGCATAGCCGGATCCAGTTCCATTGTTTCCAAGCGCGACCAGGTTCGGACCGACGCGCGGTCCGCCCAGGCTCACAAAGCCCGGCGTAGTGCCCGAGCGCGTTCCATATTCGAAGGTGGTGGCTGGCAGGCAGGTGGCGCCGTCGCAGGCGACCAAGGACTTGAGCAGGCTCCGCTGGCTGCTCAGGCTGACCTCGTAGTTCAAGGTGTAGCGCACAGCCTCGGTACCGCCCGTGCCGTCCGCGCCGATTCCGACAAAGGTGGTGACCTGGGTCAGGCGGTCCGCTTCGAAGTTGGGAGAGCCGGCCACGTAGGCATATCGCGCATCCGGCCGCGCTTCGTAGGAGAAGCGCGCGGCGGCATAATGCGGCTGCCCGCTGTTGCTGTTTGCGCCCCAGCGAATCTCCAGCGGATTGCTCTCGCCATTGACGGCGTGCTCACTGTAGTAGTAGCTGACGTAGTTGCCGCTGCGGTCTGCCACGCGGCTTACGCGCCAGCGGTGCGCTTGCCCGTCGCTGCGGCCGATTGCCTCGATATAGCTGTCGATGGTATCGCCATAGTAGGCTGTGCGCCCATCGCGGGTCTCCACCTTGAAGGTACGCTGGGCGCCCACCATGACAGTGCGCACGCGGGTGAAGGTCTCGATCTCGGTGCGGTACTCTGCATCCGCAGCCCAGTAGGCTGCGTGGCTGTTGCTGTCGCCATTGACCAGAACCAGGCGCTGCCCGTCCAGGCATAGCCTGTCTACCGGCTGATTGGAATACTGTGCGTCGGTGCCATTGACTCCGACAAAGGCGCTGAAGCGCACGCCATCAGATGCGTTATCCGTTGCTACCGTACGGCCGCAGCGACCAATCTCGGACAAGCCCGCCAAGCTCCAGCCCAAACCAGCCGGACCGGAAGAGATGGCGCTGTCATAGCTCAGGCCGAGGTTCGGCACCATGCCCGCCGTACCAGGGGGTAGCTGGAAGGGAATGCTGTATGCCGCGCTGCCATTCGGCGTCGCCGCCAGCTTACCCGGCAGGCTGCCTGCTTCGTCGTTCGCCAATTGCGGGACGTCGACCACGATGGGCGTTAGAGTACCACTGCCCTGCCCCGCGCCTACAGTGAAGGCAACCGATCCCGACGCCGCCAGTTCCGCGCCAGCGCCATCGTACAGCCGCGCCTGCATGCTGAAATTGCCCTGCTGGGTCGGCACCCACACGGCGGTCCATTTGTCGCCATTGTTCTGGGCTTCGATTACGGTGCTGCCGCCGCTGGTGGTGGCGGTGGCCGTCATCGTTGTCGTGGTTTTGGCAGCAGTTTTGGTGCTGCTGCTCTTCGCCATGGTGCGCAGCTGTTGCGCAACTTGAGCGTCGATCACAAATCGAATGGACTGGCCAGCAGGCACAGGGCCGCTGAGCGTGGTGCTCAGAATCGTTGGAACACCCAGGGTCAGCACGCTCCCCTGCGCAGGCACCATGGAGCCCGCGACCATTCCCGCGTCCATGTAGAACTGGCGCTCCTCGGAAATGAGGATGGTGTCGCCAAAGCGTACGCGGGCAAACACGGTATAGGGCGCCATACCTGCCGCCAGGCCGTCCTTGCTGGCCGAGTAGGCGCCGCCGCCTTCGTCCACGCCGGGAACCCAGCTGCCGTTGACGTTGAACGTCACTTCATCCGGCGTGCCGCTGATGCCGCTCACCACGGCACGCATGAAGGCTGGCGCCGGATAGCGGTAGCGGTCCTGGTTATTGGCGTTCGGCGAAGTGAGGCCGATGCGCAGGCCTTGCGGCAGGTGGCAGCTGTTGTCCTCACAGGGCAGCACGATCTGCTCGCCATCGGCGGCGCGGGCCACCACGTACAAGGGGGCGCCGGGGAACTGGCTGGCCGCCGCCGTCAGGTCGATGACGAAATGGTGCGATGCGTCCGGCGTCTGGCACTGGGCGCGCACGGAAGCATCGCCAAGTTCGGTGCTGGCATTAGCACTGCCGCTGCCCGCCAGGGTGCCGCCCAGCGCGGGCGGCGCATTGGCATACAGCTCGTAGCCGAGCGCTTCGGCCGCGCCCAGGCGGCATGCCCAGCCCACCAGTTGCAGCTGCTGCGATGCGTTCGAGCGCACGCCGGAGACCAGGCCCTGCAACGGGCTGTCAGTCACGTTGACCGTGACCGGCGCAGATTCGACGGTGCGGGCCCATTCGTCGGTTGCTCGCAGCTTGAAGCGATAGCTGCCGTTCGACAGCGAGAGCGGACCGTTCAGCGAGAGGCTGGCCGCCGGACCGTTGGCCGTGCGGATAGGCGTGGCGCCGTAGCCGCTGCCGGTGTCCTGGAACAGCTCGAGCTTGGTCAGCTGCCCGCCAGTCAGGGTGGCGGGAGCAGTAATGGTTACAGTGGCCGACTGGCCCGGCGCCACGCGCACGTTCTGCGGGGTGGCGCTCAGCGACAGTACAGGCATGGGCCGTTCATTGACCGTCAGCGTCAGCAGATCGCTCGGCATGCCGAAGACATTGTTGGCCATGTCCAGCATGCGCCATTGCATGGTGTGCTGGCCTGCGGTGGCCGGAGCCGTCACTTCGAAGGTAAAGGTGGTTTCCGCGCCGGGCGCCACGGCACTGGCCAGCGGGACGCGGGCAATGCCCCAGCTCTGGTTATCCTGCGGCGAATCCGAAACCAGCGCCATGCCGCTGCCAGCCTGCACGTCGCCAGGCTGCCAGGTGGTGGTGCCGTTATTGCGCATGGTGACGCTGATGGTGCGGCGTTCGCCGCTGAAATATGGCGCGGCTGGGGTCTGGCTGACAAACTGCGCGTCCTTGCCGGTGACGTAGACAGTAATCGGGTCGCTTGTCGTCCGCCCGTCCGCGCTATCCACGGCATACATGACGACGGTATTGGCACCCACAGGCATTGGCACCATACCATCGAACACCGGTCCATGTACGAAGGCAGGTGCGTCGGAGTTCACGAACACAAACAAGGCGAGTATAGAGTTCCCGCCCAATGCCGTGGCATGGCCCTGCATGGGGACCATCGCCATGTCCGTTGCGGGGTCGGCGGCGTAGGTGCTCCCATTCGGCGGGCCGTCAATGACAACGATAGGTGGTCCAACCAGGACATTCACGATCTCGGAAGACTGGTTTCCGAAAATGCCCATGCCGTCCTGCTTCATCCGGAAAGCAAGAACTTGCTGTCCCCCTACGGCAGGGGCAATAACGTTGAAAGTGAAGGTTGCTGTGGCATTGGGTGCAATCGGCCCGCTCACCGGCACCCGGATGTCGCCCCAGGCGGTGATGGTGTCGGGAGTCGTCAGGTAGTACCCGGCCTCCGGGGTCCACGTGGCAGTACCGGTGTTTTTCATGACGATCGTCACCGGATACGTCTGCCCTGCATTCATGGTAGTGGGCGCGTCGCGGGAAATGACGGTCGACAGGTTGGAGGGGTTGGCCACATTGACGCTGACACTGACCGTGCTGCCGAAATAGGTGCGCGTGTTCTCGCGCAAACGCCACTGGGTGCCTTGAACTCCTGTTGTTTCGGGAGCTGTCATCGTTCCCCGGAAGGTGGTAATACCCTGGGGTGACACGACCTCGGTCAGCGGCATCGAGCTGATGCCGAACTTTGTATTCTCAAGCGGGTTTTGGGCGACAAGCTCGACGTTCGCAGGGTCCCACGTGGTGCCGCCGGTGTTCTTCATCGTGATGGACACATCGTATTGCGCGCCCGGCACCATGGTGGTCGGTATGGTATGTGAAGACAAGACGGCGTTGTCGACGATGGCCTTAATTGCAAATGGCGTCATCGGAGACCACTTGTTGAAGGAGTCCACGGCCCGCGCATAGAGCGTCTGATTGCCCGCCCCTCTACGCAGCACCTTGTCAAAGGTCGGCCCCTCCTGCTGGTCGACCAGGACGTAACTCGTACCATCGTAATAGTAGATCAGCACCTTCGTGATCGTGGCAATGCCCGTTGGTGTGGCATTGACCGTGACCGGGACATCGATGTAACCGCCGTTGCCAACGAAGATGTCCGTTGGCGCAGGGCTGACGACCTGCACAGAGGGCGCCGGTCCCGCCACAGCGACCGTCTGGACTGGTGTGGCCTCGCCGAAGTACATGCCCGTGGCCGATTGCACCAGCTGCCACTGCATGTCGTAATAGCCGCCTTCAACAGGAGGATAGATGGTACCGCTGAAGGTTCCCTCGGCGCCAACCGCGGTGGCCACCGACAGGTTGAGCCGCTTGGTCTTCCAGAGGTCGTTGTCCGGCGGATTCTGCGTGCCAAGCTGGATGCTGGTTCCTGCTGCCCAGGCATAGTTGCCCGTGTTTCTCATCTTCACGGTATAAGTTCGCGCACCCGTCATCGTTGGGATCGCGGTTTGCGACACGAACTGGGCGTCAGGAACGCGCGGAACGACGTCGATGGAGACGGATGGCGTATAGTCGCCGAACCAGCCAATATTGGTTTGGTACATCTGGAACTGCATGCCGTAGGTACCTGGCGTGGTGGGCGCGACCATGCTCAGCGTGAATGTCTTTGAAGTATTCACATAAGCCGACGCTCCCAGGCCAATGCCGGTGAAGGCCCAGCCTGTCGTGTTCAGGAGCTTGAGGGAATAGGATGTACCAGACCACGTGGTGGTCCCTGTGTTCATCATCGTCACGCTGATGGTGTAGCGCTCGCCCGCGACCATTGTCGTCGGGATGTTGTGCGTAACATAGGTGGCGCCGTTGGCTGCCAGGGCATTCGCCTGCCCCAGAATCAACAACAACGCCGCAATGGCCCTTGCCAGCCCTCCGCCTCCGCTAAATGCACGGCGCGCCGTCCGCATGAATTGAGTCAGGAAGGTGGTGATCAGCTTGCACATATTATTCGGAACCGGGACGTGTGAAATGAAACCTCCGCAGCAGACGCACGAAGGCTTTCGAGGCTCGCATGGCCTCAAGTATCAATAGCAATAGAGAGGAGAGCCGCTAGCTCGGCGCGAACCGAGGAAGATGGCGGAACAGTGCCGAAGGGGACCAGCGGGATAACAGTTTGGACATGAGCTTCTCGTTTTTATCTACCTTGGATTCATTCTGACGGCGTACCAAGGCCAATTTAGTAACTTGCAATTTTGCCCGATAACAATGGCAAACAATCTCTCCAATGTTCACATTGGCGAAAAATACTTCGGCAGCTGCGATCACATCTATTCGTTCAACGACGTACGGATTTCGAAGGTAACGGTCTGAAGGCTCCCGCTCGCCTTGCCTTTGTGATGCGATAGATAGACCTGGCCGAATGCGGGCTGCTCCGCAAGGCTCTCCGCATAGCTCAGCAAGGCCGCTACGTCGCGGGCTTCGCCGCGCAGCACGAGGCGCTTGCCGCCCTTGTCGGGCGCGAACTCCAGGAGCTCGATATCGTCGCTGCTGGCCTGTTCCAGCGCATTGAAGATGGGATACCAGTCGAAGGCGCGCTCGCTTTGCAGGGCTGCCCAGCGCCGCTGGATATCGAGCTCGCTGCGGCTTGGCTTGGGCACCGGCTTTGGCCGCAGCCCGGCGCGAAGCCGTTCCGCCTGTTGCTGGGCCTCCTCTTGGCGTTCGCCCTGCAGCAAGGCCTCGCGCCCCAGCCATGCCGCGCCCAGCGTCAACACGGCGGCAAGGCCCCATACGGGCAGGCGATGGCGGTTGCGCGGTTTGAGGTAGTGTGCGGGGTCAGACATGGTCGTCCCAGTAATGGCGCGGCAGCTCGCGGACGGCGGCCTGCGGCAGGCATTCGCCCACCACCGCTGCAGACGGCTCGCCATCGAGATGCCAGACGTTCAGCGTAGCGGGCTCGCCGTGGCGCAATGCCGCGCGCCGCAGCAATTGGGTGAGCGCGCGATGCGGGTCTGCGCTGCATGGCTGCGTATCCATGGCCTTCAGCCTGCCTCGCTCAAAACATAGCAGGCTTGCCTGCGCTCGTTCCTCAATCAGCAGCCAGCCGCGCGCTCCCTTCACCCGGCTGCGCGGCGACCAGTACGCGGCTGCCGTAACAGGCAGCACCGTGCGCAAGCGGCAGCCGTGGGCGGCGGCAAGCGATTCCAGCTTTTCCATGAAGCTGCGCGGCATGGCGGATGCGATTCCGCTTTCGCCGAAGTGCCGGAAGGCGGCATGGGAGACCCAGCCAGCATCGAGCTCGAGACCGTGGCCCGCGTAGCTTGCCGCCGCATAGGCTTCCCATTGGGCTTGCGTATCCAGCTTGTCCTGCCAGGGCAGCGCGATTACGCGGGCCAGACTGTCGCTGACTACGATGTCGAGCTGCGCCCGGCCGGGCTTTGCCTCCTGCAGCAGCCCGTCCAGCGCTTCGAGCAGGCCCGCCGTGTCCGAAGCCGTTTCGGCAGCGGCACTCTTGCCGCCGCGCCGCAGCCAGCATGCGCCGGGGAACAGCCCGGCAGTAATTC encodes:
- a CDS encoding NBR1-Ig-like domain-containing protein; this encodes MCKLITTFLTQFMRTARRAFSGGGGLARAIAALLLILGQANALAANGATYVTHNIPTTMVAGERYTISVTMMNTGTTTWSGTSYSLKLLNTTGWAFTGIGLGASAYVNTSKTFTLSMVAPTTPGTYGMQFQMYQTNIGWFGDYTPSVSIDVVPRVPDAQFVSQTAIPTMTGARTYTVKMRNTGNYAWAAGTSIQLGTQNPPDNDLWKTKRLNLSVATAVGAEGTFSGTIYPPVEGGYYDMQWQLVQSATGMYFGEATPVQTVAVAGPAPSVQVVSPAPTDIFVGNGGYIDVPVTVNATPTGIATITKVLIYYYDGTSYVLVDQQEGPTFDKVLRRGAGNQTLYARAVDSFNKWSPMTPFAIKAIVDNAVLSSHTIPTTMVPGAQYDVSITMKNTGGTTWDPANVELVAQNPLENTKFGISSMPLTEVVSPQGITTFRGTMTAPETTGVQGTQWRLRENTRTYFGSTVSVSVNVANPSNLSTVISRDAPTTMNAGQTYPVTIVMKNTGTATWTPEAGYYLTTPDTITAWGDIRVPVSGPIAPNATATFTFNVIAPAVGGQQVLAFRMKQDGMGIFGNQSSEIVNVLVGPPIVVIDGPPNGSTYAADPATDMAMVPMQGHATALGGNSILALFVFVNSDAPAFVHGPVFDGMVPMPVGANTVVMYAVDSADGRTTSDPITVYVTGKDAQFVSQTPAAPYFSGERRTISVTMRNNGTTTWQPGDVQAGSGMALVSDSPQDNQSWGIARVPLASAVAPGAETTFTFEVTAPATAGQHTMQWRMLDMANNVFGMPSDLLTLTVNERPMPVLSLSATPQNVRVAPGQSATVTITAPATLTGGQLTKLELFQDTGSGYGATPIRTANGPAASLSLNGPLSLSNGSYRFKLRATDEWARTVESAPVTVNVTDSPLQGLVSGVRSNASQQLQLVGWACRLGAAEALGYELYANAPPALGGTLAGSGSANASTELGDASVRAQCQTPDASHHFVIDLTAAASQFPGAPLYVVARAADGEQIVLPCEDNSCHLPQGLRIGLTSPNANNQDRYRYPAPAFMRAVVSGISGTPDEVTFNVNGSWVPGVDEGGGAYSASKDGLAAGMAPYTVFARVRFGDTILISEERQFYMDAGMVAGSMVPAQGSVLTLGVPTILSTTLSGPVPAGQSIRFVIDAQVAQQLRTMAKSSSTKTAAKTTTTMTATATTSGGSTVIEAQNNGDKWTAVWVPTQQGNFSMQARLYDGAGAELAASGSVAFTVGAGQGSGTLTPIVVDVPQLANDEAGSLPGKLAATPNGSAAYSIPFQLPPGTAGMVPNLGLSYDSAISSGPAGLGWSLAGLSEIGRCGRTVATDNASDGVRFSAFVGVNGTDAQYSNQPVDRLCLDGQRLVLVNGDSNSHAAYWAADAEYRTEIETFTRVRTVMVGAQRTFKVETRDGRTAYYGDTIDSYIEAIGRSDGQAHRWRVSRVADRSGNYVSYYYSEHAVNGESNPLEIRWGANSNSGQPHYAAARFSYEARPDARYAYVAGSPNFEADRLTQVTTFVGIGADGTGGTEAVRYTLNYEVSLSSQRSLLKSLVACDGATCLPATTFEYGTRSGTTPGFVSLGGPRVGPNLVALGNNGTGSGYAKGPLNEILVEDFNGDGKADILERYRVDANLHQQRLYESNPDGMGWTVKQPFSTIPGSLAVMESGDFDGDGKVDLLVADWNLGSPAYNWRMCWGRDFSNGSFACNGSISLPADSWSTTLQPPAPMRMVRDFNADGRDDLFLRSGDGVYAVARNYKCLSNGSGFDCQDVTGTYLAVSFGDAANGRPSSGTAFDDMDGDGRVDQVDLGRCMRVRDDGTGRYAWSCDGLPGGDGQSYVAVSTSTEKGAAQFYATWDPSPDNRTAALPPPSTGTLTGDFNGDGYSDLLYATATLDVGENPVSVRGKICLSKGNHEADCRVLPASNNPAFDHLVMMVADYDGDGLLDVLRPANDSWNQDNVTAYQLCHVGPSGLFHSCEPWAGPTFYGVRGDSVMAGVTYDDTYQRNRSMFLGDFDGDGKIDIATYTQGSTWEIFGSADLAKPGEALDRLVRVTNGFGLVEKAEYSPANSSVAYTHEVTAYDGPVVQQGKRMRPGQLVRAIHRSSGQGGWLDTEYAYHGFAMDPRRRSSIGFAQIDERDVQNDITSTSWFYQNHPYVGMVKHARTTDRDGTWLSDRDSTAVTRNIAQANGITTAFPYASPEYVAATDLDNSFLERSSVVSTYDDWGNQLTVTRQRYGTDNLSAGTITVTRTYDNDPLTWRLGEVRTNTETRSIGMSQQSRLTAYTYDGAGLLATETVEPNEPALRVQKTYDRSGNSFGLVNRTILGWTDPSGVSRTRTISDVTYTPDGRFPATRRNALNQEEALQFDARTGAMTRMEDANGLVSTATVNAFGRVLSSTAVDQTETWTYLKRCNADCPPQARFMQIKDFKLGLERIAVPKITFMDAAEHPVRSLTWGFDGRKVAADTEYDAQGRRYRSWQPAFVTDSEALAAEVPAGAMLASEFGYDDLDRVTSVQTRDEGGQPVTSQTSYSGLTVTWTNAKSQQKKETRDVWGRLKTSLDAYNKATTFNYDAFDNLLNTTDPLGNVVTMEYDKLGRKTDLRDPDLGWIHYDVDALGQVWRRIAPNQRAKGPAATFSTRTTYDELGRMTSRIAEDHSAGWVYDKLDSQADCKSNHSCGKLVESFTLAGSTKDFRKQHSYDLYGRPDTVVSYLDTAYISQVQYDNWGRTLRQLHQRGSGTPKVFDYRYNGAGQLERIERGALVLWQATGIDAADRVIDGALGNGTTFVRSYNPQTGRLFSNTLNKQGTRLVQDAYGYDSLGNVLTRGQEWQGNMFFEAFEYDSLNRVKNAQMLSESQPRVYTYDDIGNLRSKSGVGTYGYPEPGANSVRPHAVSSIDAGSLTYDANGNLLTAPGRSTPWTWTSFDMPKRTTKGSAYSDFVYGADRQRLRQTRSDGTDIYYAGALEAEVKGGAVTVKTYWPEGLGVEIERNGATSLNWLYKDRLGSVAAITDEAGNLKESMAYDVWGARRNLTTSETPAGLDGVVDNKGFTGHEMLDQVDLVHMNGRIYDPLVARFMSADPYIQDPRSGESFNRYSYVWNNPASFVDPTGFMTTVFVPGSRGPTLDELERFWSWANGVANNELFRKPAEAVKSVAQKAVKAGARVARWGGVAATLMLTPSNALQTPAGNCHPSELICAFDPLLGEWTKAAGEKKLAADYERNRQVLASEADSKNGTNQSDPAAPPQPGEIPTLDWNDPTKPPIGPNGEEWVWRGKPPQGGDKGGYVNPSNPDQSVHPDLTHPAPVGPHWDYTDRKKDNPGWRVYPDGKIDKK